A window of Phoenix dactylifera cultivar Barhee BC4 unplaced genomic scaffold, palm_55x_up_171113_PBpolish2nd_filt_p 001325F, whole genome shotgun sequence genomic DNA:
CCCCAGTTTGTGGATCTTCTTTTACATGAGTGTCATTATCGtgataaataataattaatattctTAATATCTTTCGTAATAAATAATATGTGTGAAGCTAATTTTTCtactataaaaaatataaactccTCCAATGACTGATGTTTCCACCCTTGTTGTTTCAAATTTTAATCCTTGTGTTCGTAATCCAGTGTTTTGATCACATGGGCTGCTCCAGTCTGATTGAGAGGTGACGTCGACCCCATTCGATCAGCACTTgtgtttttcctctctttccctctgttCATATGAACTTTACAACTGAAAAGTATTACCCTTAGCGTGATGGCAATTCCAGCCACCCAACAAGCCCCTCAAAGTGCTCCCATAATTGCTGGTAGGTTCGAGGTCACAGTCTCCCCTCCCTCTTTTCCGTCGGTCATTCGCGTTATAAAGAAGGCTAACCCAGACCCGTCTTCCCCGCCAACTACACTCGAAACCAAACATCCAGAATTAGGATCTGCCTTCAATCCAGCAATGGCGGAAAAGGTTGCCAATTCTCCTCCCTTCAGAATCACTTCTCTATGTACTTTCCAAAGGCTAGCTCATGATCATTTTAACTCATAATATCATGACCGTTTTCCTAAAGCTTACAGTTTTATGTTAATGATAGCATCGAGCTTTGGTAATtcccttttatatttttatcagaATAAAGCTTATTTGAGGCGGATCGTTTCATCATTCTTggatcttttctttctttcttgttttgatCAACCTGACTATGTTTAACTTTGATACAAGTTATTGAGCCTCTCTTTATTAGCTTAAGATTACAATTATTGTtaaattatttctaaatatGTCAGATAAGGCAAGTTTCgagctttccttttctttcttttttttctttccttttttcttcttcttattcttttaaTACTCATATTAGGACAACGACATCATCATTTGTACTGCATATTTGTATTCACTTATTCCCAAGCTGAGGTCCTTCGTATTATTTTCACATTCACTAAATAAATCCTATCACAGATCTCCACGTTAGAGCTAAAAGTTGACCTAGGCTGCCGGTATTGCTAcaaaaagattcaaaagacTCTATGCAAGCTCCAAGGTACGTAATTACACCCCCCCCACACTTCCACTGCCTCCATTCTAGTCCAATATTTTAGCTACTAATGATTGTACCAATCATCCAATTTTCCCCTTTGATTTCCATCAACAAAGAACGGGAGAACATAAAAACCATCACATATGACAAGAAGAACAATACTATCACAATCTCCGGCCCATTCGATCCCGAGAAGCTCATCAAGAAGCTCCGCTGCATGGCCTGCAAGGTGATCATAATCATAATAATTGtaaagccgccgccgccgccgacgcCGACAAAGCCGCCACCAGAACCATGCAAATGTTGTTGCAAGGTGTGCAACAACATTAAAATCATATCATGTGACCATCACAAGGATCCCAAATGTACGGTGACCAAGAAGGTGATCGAGGATCCTACTCCCGAGAAGAAAAAGGATGATAAGGATAAAAAACCTACCGAGAAAGAAACTAAAAAGAAGGTGATCAACGACATTGAGATCATAATATGTGAGCATCCAAAATGTCCGGATCCCTGCCCACCACCATGTCCACCACCGTGTGAACCACCGTGCCCACCACCATGTCCGCCACCGTGTGAACCACCGTGCCCACCACCATGCCCACCACCGTGCCAGCCACCATGTCCACCACCGTGTCCACCACCATGTCAACCACCAATTTGTCAGGTTTGTTGCAGGATGCCCTCCTCTGGGGGGCACCAAGGAGGGTCTCGGTGTTACTCTTGTGGAAGGATCGACGGATGCGTGCCTGATTGTCCACCAATGCCCTTTGGTGGAACCTCTCATGGAGGATACCAGTTCATGTTGAAGGAGGATCCATCACCGTCATGTACCATCATGTAATCGTGTGTATCCATGTTTTTCCTTTGCCAAAACTAATAACAGTAATAAGGGTGAAGGATGTTAGATTTATGGGAGAATAATGTGGAAATAAAATGTTATTTCagtgtaatattttcatttggaATATTGTGTGAAAGGAATATTTTATATATGCAAGATAATGTGAAGTTCTTTTCTTAGTGTTTTcctccaaaaataaataaacttaTATCaaccagaagaaaaaaaaccctATTGGGAAGACAAAGGCTAGGAACTCTCGGATGTAAAATTTCTATCAGTACATTTGCTGGCTAGCCAATATATCTAGAGATTGGTTTTTCTCCTCATAGACATGTGAGACTTTGAATACCATTGGATCTAAAGAAGTATTCATCTTCCTTCGCAcgaatccaccattggatcacAGGGGGAGCTCCTATAGAAAGTATAATCAACGCGAACGGGACACTAACTCTGCCGGAAACTAATTCTCAGACTCAGCCCAGTGATCCAATGTACAGATCAGCAAAGGGAGGCAAACTAATCAGCGAAGGGAGGCAAACTCCCGTATCAAGCAAGAAGCACACTGAAGGCTCGAGAGAGAGCGCGAGTTATGACAAGCTCTGGTGCCCCTTTTAAGCCCTAACGACACGGAATTGCCTCACGTGCGCTTTCAAATCGCTGTGATCTAATCTTTGCGGCTCCTGTTCTACTACCTTGGCTAGCCTTACGAATCTAAAGCTAGAGCTATTAGCACTGGGCTATCTGGACACTCCAAtgtacagatctcaaagcactccaaacttCATTATTTATTCAtctacatagatctcaaagcgacCGATGGATAATTCAAAGATCTGCAAAAGATACAATTTGAGTTTCAACTTTATAGGCACGAGTTAAAAGTtagtccattaatttcaaattcaGACTAGCTTAACTCAGGTTCATTCTCTAGTCCTGTCATTAATTTGGTTAGTTTGCTATGATTATTTCTATGCTTTGTGTTGTAGATCAAATAGATTAAAGTTAAGTTTCATTTAATGAAGCGGGCTTGTGCCAATGGTTACACTCTCTTCTTAAGAGTCAAATATTCTGAATTTGAATCTTAGATTGAGAGTCTATATGTATTGAGACTTGGAAAATTAATATGCGAATGGTTTCTCTTTTTCGATGTCAAGATATTCCGGTGGATTAGTAACCGCTGTTTGTTATAAATTAAATGGAACAAAATGGTCCTTATCGTGCAGTTAATAATTAATAGTTTTTGTCCGTTATCCGGTGTTTAGAAGGGACGTACGGCCGATAATGCAGCAGATTTCGCGACCCACAAATAGTTGATCACGTGGGCAAGGACAGTACGATCGAGAGATGACGTCGGCACCATTCGATCAGTACCTGTttttctctctgtttttttctgaAGTTTGAAAGCTGTCCATTATGATACCAGATTTCGTACAAATATTAttctaatataatattattattgtgcCGACACATTGGGGGAGGAAGACCAGTTCGATGTACCGAAATATTAATAAGCTCTTTGTATCAAACATCAGCATTACTTCTTGTACCATATGTTAATATTTTTCGATTCGATAC
This region includes:
- the LOC103707576 gene encoding protein PYRICULARIA ORYZAE RESISTANCE 21-like is translated as MAIPATQQAPQSAPIIAGRFEVTVSPPSFPSVIRVIKKANPDPSSPPTTLETKHPELGSAFNPAMAEKISTLELKVDLGCRYCYKKIQKTLCKLQERENIKTITYDKKNNTITISGPFDPEKLIKKLRCMACKVIIIIIIVKPPPPPTPTKPPPEPCKCCCKVCNNIKIISCDHHKDPKCTVTKKVIEDPTPEKKKDDKDKKPTEKETKKKVINDIEIIICEHPKCPDPCPPPCPPPCEPPCPPPCPPPCEPPCPPPCPPPCQPPCPPPCPPPCQPPICQVCCRMPSSGGHQGGSRCYSCGRIDGCVPDCPPMPFGGTSHGGYQFMLKEDPSPSCTIM